Below is a genomic region from Candidatus Hydrogenedentota bacterium.
CCAGCATGTCGCCATCATCATGGATGGCAACGGTCGCTGGGCAACGGGCAAAGGTTTGGGACGCCTGCTTGGCCACCGCGAGGGCTACAAAACTCTCAAGAGCGTGGTGGAAGCCGCCGGCGAACTCGGTGTCAAGTTCCTTACCGTGTATGCATTCAGCGCCGAAAACTGGCGACGCCCCCAAAGCGAAGTTGCGGGCCTGATGAAGCTCATCGAAGGCGCGATGCGAGAGCAAACTC
It encodes:
- the uppS gene encoding di-trans,poly-cis-decaprenylcistransferase — translated: MPTLLQAAQRAGLDLDQLPQHVAIIMDGNGRWATGKGLGRLLGHREGYKTLKSVVEAAGELGVKFLTVYAFSAENWRRPQSEVAGLMKLIEGAMREQTQHLVNKNVRVAITGRMHELPVSLREALEEGIAATRHCTGMTFCLAINYGGRA